One Rossellomorea aquimaris DNA window includes the following coding sequences:
- a CDS encoding 5-formyltetrahydrofolate cyclo-ligase has protein sequence MSEKDEIRHKVWNRLTERKLGAFPFPLTGRIPNFKGAEKAASLVRNMDIYKDAEVVKVNPDAPQLPLRATVLKDGKILLIPTPRLKDGFVMIKPEWVPRGEERKAASIKHMNTYGKVVPLTDIPPIDLIVVGSVAIHRDGRRLGKGEGYADREYAILREIGNNPVPVITTINSEQLVGDDIPRDSYDLAVDWIITEAGITETRTPYPKPQGIEWDHVSEEEMEKMPILKELKNFSGGTDL, from the coding sequence ATGAGTGAGAAAGATGAAATTAGGCATAAGGTATGGAATCGGTTGACAGAGAGAAAATTAGGCGCTTTTCCATTTCCTCTAACGGGCAGGATTCCAAATTTCAAAGGAGCTGAAAAAGCTGCTTCTTTAGTTCGGAATATGGATATTTACAAGGATGCCGAGGTCGTAAAGGTGAATCCGGATGCACCTCAGCTCCCACTTCGCGCAACTGTGTTGAAGGACGGGAAGATTTTACTCATTCCAACGCCGCGCTTAAAGGACGGATTTGTCATGATTAAGCCTGAATGGGTGCCCCGGGGAGAAGAGAGAAAGGCAGCGAGCATCAAGCATATGAATACATATGGTAAAGTCGTACCGCTCACAGATATACCTCCCATTGACTTGATAGTGGTCGGTTCCGTTGCGATTCATCGTGATGGAAGAAGACTTGGAAAAGGAGAGGGGTATGCCGATCGTGAATACGCCATCCTGCGTGAAATCGGAAACAACCCGGTGCCGGTCATCACGACCATAAACAGTGAGCAGCTTGTAGGAGATGACATCCCTAGGGATTCCTATGACCTGGCCGTCGACTGGATCATCACCGAAGCAGGCATCACGGAAACCCGCACCCCATACCCAAAACCACAGGGCATCGAATGGGACCACGTAAGCGAAGAAGAAATGGAGAAGATGCCGATCCTGAAGGAATTGAAGAATTTCTCTGGAGGGACGGACCTTTAA
- a CDS encoding phospholipase D-like domain-containing protein: MRTKKISLSIISILFLLTGGFIQPQESMDKGVAAAPQSAVINEVAWMGTTGSYNDEWMELYNTTSSDLSLEGWTIEAQDGSPSIALSGSVPAQGYFLLERTSDGTISTVAADQVYTGSLGNSDEVLYLKDASGSIIDEVNSWYAGDNTTKATMERNDRSISGTDPTNWSTSTASYEGGFGTPKAANSAVPPGSGSESLTNVSDAPGAINVYFNKSASTQYAMPGNEANYNVNLENRLIERLNEATTSIDLATYEINLPRVVDTLMDKAAQGVDVRILADAKDGSDPHYAERYETMRLYLEKLVRGKDGIVGSADDAHILSDSPMFVVEDAVKRAAYDLPASFSDFPQRNVTVGNTATTGNMFVEGEWKETDSYYSPGNQMHNKFAVVDGKWVFTGSWNFTVTGLYGSEENMNQGILGGNQQHVVEVHSPELASIYKTEFEEMWGSGSTTPNNTVSNFSTRKVDNTPHTLTIGGDTVEVYFSSGDDAVGRMTELVKTEGDENAYFTIFAWSDQALVDELKNKWEGSYMDNQGTLTGFDVKGLYDASFWNQWWSASIEMTGRTATQTSTNNPNTRWANPAPVYKANESRKLHAKTMLIDADTDSDPTVIVGSTNWSENGNNVNDENMLIIHDDAITNQFLQEFNARYVNAGGVVQ; this comes from the coding sequence ATGAGGACGAAAAAGATTTCATTATCGATTATCAGTATTCTGTTTTTACTGACTGGAGGTTTCATTCAGCCTCAAGAAAGTATGGACAAGGGAGTGGCAGCTGCACCTCAGTCTGCCGTAATAAATGAAGTGGCCTGGATGGGGACAACGGGCTCTTACAACGATGAGTGGATGGAACTATACAATACCACTTCATCTGATCTTTCCTTGGAAGGATGGACCATTGAAGCCCAGGACGGATCACCGAGCATAGCTTTAAGCGGATCCGTGCCGGCACAGGGATATTTTTTACTGGAAAGGACAAGTGATGGCACGATTTCAACTGTCGCAGCTGATCAAGTCTATACAGGAAGTCTTGGAAATTCCGATGAAGTTCTTTATTTAAAGGATGCGTCCGGTTCGATTATCGATGAAGTGAATAGCTGGTACGCTGGTGACAATACCACTAAAGCCACGATGGAGCGAAACGATCGTTCTATCAGCGGTACGGATCCGACTAATTGGAGCACATCGACGGCTTCCTATGAAGGTGGATTTGGAACACCGAAAGCGGCTAATTCAGCTGTTCCTCCTGGAAGTGGAAGTGAATCACTAACCAATGTAAGCGATGCGCCGGGTGCCATCAACGTCTACTTTAACAAAAGTGCATCCACTCAATATGCCATGCCGGGTAACGAAGCAAACTACAACGTGAACCTTGAAAATCGTCTGATCGAACGATTGAATGAAGCGACAACGTCCATTGACTTAGCCACGTATGAAATCAATTTGCCACGAGTGGTCGATACGTTGATGGACAAAGCAGCGCAAGGGGTGGACGTCCGGATTCTCGCTGATGCCAAGGATGGATCGGACCCACATTACGCAGAACGATATGAAACCATGCGATTATACTTAGAGAAGCTTGTCCGAGGTAAGGATGGAATAGTAGGATCAGCGGATGATGCTCATATTTTATCCGATTCCCCTATGTTTGTAGTGGAAGATGCCGTGAAGCGGGCAGCATACGATTTACCTGCAAGCTTCAGCGATTTCCCACAGCGAAACGTAACGGTTGGCAATACGGCGACAACAGGCAATATGTTTGTGGAAGGGGAATGGAAAGAAACGGACAGCTACTATTCTCCAGGGAATCAAATGCATAATAAATTTGCTGTTGTTGATGGGAAATGGGTTTTCACAGGAAGCTGGAATTTTACCGTAACAGGTTTATATGGTTCTGAGGAAAACATGAACCAGGGAATCCTTGGCGGCAACCAGCAGCATGTCGTGGAGGTTCACTCTCCAGAACTGGCCTCCATTTATAAAACGGAATTTGAAGAAATGTGGGGGAGTGGATCAACGACTCCAAATAATACAGTATCGAACTTTAGCACAAGGAAAGTGGATAACACACCTCATACGTTGACCATCGGAGGAGATACGGTAGAAGTGTACTTCTCTTCAGGAGACGATGCGGTGGGACGTATGACAGAGCTAGTAAAAACAGAAGGAGACGAAAACGCATATTTCACTATTTTCGCATGGAGCGACCAAGCCCTTGTGGACGAATTGAAGAATAAATGGGAAGGAAGCTATATGGATAACCAGGGAACGTTGACCGGCTTTGATGTGAAAGGTCTATACGATGCCAGCTTCTGGAACCAATGGTGGTCAGCGAGTATTGAAATGACAGGAAGAACTGCTACGCAAACGAGTACGAACAATCCAAATACGCGCTGGGCAAACCCTGCACCCGTGTACAAGGCAAACGAAAGCCGCAAGCTTCATGCCAAAACGATGCTCATCGATGCCGACACCGACAGTGATCCAACCGTCATCGTAGGGTCGACCAACTGGAGTGAAAACGGCAATAATGTAAATGACGAAAACATGCTCATCATCCATGACGATGCCATCACGAATCAATTCCTGCAGGAGTTCAATGCAAGATATGTGAATGCTGGCGGTGTTGTACAGTAG
- a CDS encoding phosphotransferase — MANSWEAEVEVTIDQARLLIGNQFPELPLSRMEIIDYGFDNTVMKVNNDWVFRFPRRGIAVKLLETEGKLLPLLDEKSLGLRIPVPTFFGKPSPQYKWPFLGYRFVEGMIPSRAHEVVREGNSALKLAWFLKKLHLTDVSEAVKRGVSNDELNRLDVKKRITTLEKNIHEIEELNLLHQVEKLKDYLQHVPKKPLPSETTLVHGDLHFKNIVVNEHGILSGILDWGDVHIGHRAIDLNLVYSYLNPAGRDLFFEEYGEVEEVELEYARFKAIYTNVVLLLYGYHEKQPHTVVEARKSLELALIRGTDLGE, encoded by the coding sequence GTGGCTAATAGTTGGGAAGCGGAGGTGGAGGTCACGATTGACCAGGCAAGATTATTGATCGGAAATCAGTTTCCGGAACTTCCTCTATCAAGAATGGAAATCATTGACTATGGATTCGATAATACGGTTATGAAAGTGAACAACGATTGGGTCTTTCGGTTTCCAAGGCGGGGTATAGCCGTGAAGCTTTTGGAAACAGAAGGAAAGCTTTTGCCATTGCTCGATGAAAAGAGTCTCGGACTCCGAATTCCGGTTCCGACCTTTTTTGGAAAGCCTTCCCCTCAATACAAATGGCCCTTTCTAGGCTACCGGTTTGTTGAAGGAATGATTCCATCCCGGGCACATGAGGTGGTTAGAGAAGGGAATTCAGCCCTTAAATTGGCATGGTTTCTTAAGAAACTTCATCTGACGGATGTATCAGAGGCAGTGAAACGGGGAGTATCTAATGATGAATTGAATCGTTTAGATGTTAAAAAACGGATCACGACCTTGGAAAAAAACATTCATGAAATCGAAGAACTAAATCTTCTTCACCAGGTTGAAAAGTTAAAAGACTACCTTCAGCACGTACCAAAAAAGCCATTACCTTCAGAAACCACGTTGGTTCACGGCGACCTTCATTTTAAAAATATTGTTGTGAATGAGCATGGAATCTTATCAGGGATTCTGGATTGGGGTGACGTGCATATTGGCCATCGAGCCATTGATTTAAACCTCGTGTACAGTTATCTCAATCCTGCGGGGCGGGATTTGTTTTTTGAAGAATATGGAGAGGTAGAGGAAGTCGAGTTGGAATATGCACGGTTCAAAGCTATCTACACCAACGTCGTCCTGCTTCTTTACGGCTATCATGAGAAGCAGCCTCATACAGTAGTGGAAGCCCGGAAAAGTTTAGAGCTTGCATTAATAAGAGGGACGGACCTTGGTGAGTAG
- a CDS encoding stage II sporulation protein M, protein MNVKQFVKQHRDDWKQLEELLGTLRKRKNTTGPAIDQFNRLYQKAAQNLSYSQTYFPGEEVTDYLNGLVSKSHNLLYKDQISSGKQIRHFFSTTFIGLLLEQWKFVVTAMLLFTIGALGAFISVVNDPLHLYSILPAEMSQGVDPSNLGKSDGQVDSSLMSAAIMTNNIKVAFLAFAGGVTFGLLTVYILVYNGIIVGALAAVFWHQGMSYEFWAYIVPHGMIELTAIFIAGGAGLLMGYKLFVPGRFTRGYQLKQQAIRSVQLLLGTVPLFVVAGIIEGFITPAAIPLLAKYMVAFLTVIGLILYMTIGRLRLSKASLQ, encoded by the coding sequence ATGAACGTGAAGCAATTTGTCAAACAGCACCGGGACGACTGGAAGCAGTTAGAAGAACTCCTCGGAACTCTTCGAAAGAGGAAGAACACAACTGGCCCTGCCATTGATCAATTCAACCGTCTTTATCAAAAGGCTGCCCAGAATCTTTCCTACAGCCAGACCTATTTTCCCGGAGAAGAAGTAACCGATTATTTGAACGGCCTCGTATCAAAGTCTCACAATCTTTTATATAAAGACCAAATCTCAAGTGGAAAACAGATTAGACATTTTTTCTCCACGACATTTATCGGATTACTGCTTGAGCAGTGGAAGTTCGTTGTCACCGCGATGCTTTTATTTACAATCGGTGCACTCGGCGCCTTCATTTCTGTCGTGAATGATCCTCTTCACCTTTATTCCATTCTACCAGCTGAAATGTCTCAAGGGGTGGATCCATCTAATCTCGGGAAAAGTGACGGACAAGTGGATTCTTCACTTATGTCGGCTGCCATTATGACCAATAACATCAAAGTCGCCTTCCTTGCCTTTGCCGGCGGTGTGACATTTGGCCTGTTGACGGTCTATATACTTGTGTACAATGGAATCATTGTAGGTGCCCTGGCCGCTGTCTTCTGGCACCAGGGAATGAGCTATGAATTCTGGGCTTACATCGTCCCCCATGGAATGATCGAGCTTACAGCCATATTTATTGCAGGAGGTGCTGGTCTCTTGATGGGCTATAAGCTCTTTGTACCTGGACGTTTCACACGAGGCTACCAATTAAAGCAGCAAGCGATCAGATCCGTCCAGCTGCTCCTCGGGACAGTACCCCTGTTTGTGGTCGCCGGAATCATCGAAGGTTTTATTACGCCTGCTGCCATACCGCTACTCGCAAAATATATGGTTGCCTTTTTAACGGTTATCGGTCTGATTCTCTATATGACGATCGGAAGGCTTCGCCTAAGCAAAGCGAGCCTACAGTAA
- a CDS encoding NADP-dependent oxidoreductase, whose amino-acid sequence MLPEKQQQIQLVSRPEGMPVKEDFNFKEIEIPKPSKGQVLVKTLYLSVDPYMRGRMSDAKSYVEPFQLNEALAGGAVGEIVESESGHFQKGDFVVGMLPWQEYSLADEKQVRSIDPNVAPISTHLSILGMTGLTAYFGLLDIGQPKEGETVVVSGAAGAVGSVVGQIAKIKGARVVGIAGSDEKVSYLTDTLGFDEGINYKTTDNIYAALKEACPNGIDVYFENVGGEIGDAVLSLLNKHARVPVCGAISSYNKTDRDLGPRVQTKLIKSSALMKGFVVNDYNDRFKEGATELGQWLSQGKLQYEETITEGLENVTDAFLGLFQGKNIGKQLVKIAEPSK is encoded by the coding sequence ATGTTACCTGAAAAGCAGCAACAAATTCAATTAGTCTCCCGTCCTGAAGGAATGCCTGTAAAAGAGGATTTCAACTTCAAAGAGATTGAAATTCCTAAACCATCCAAAGGTCAAGTATTAGTCAAAACTCTTTATCTTTCCGTGGATCCTTATATGCGGGGCAGAATGTCTGATGCCAAGTCGTATGTAGAACCATTCCAGTTAAACGAAGCGTTGGCTGGCGGAGCGGTTGGTGAAATCGTCGAGTCAGAATCCGGACATTTCCAAAAAGGCGATTTCGTTGTAGGAATGCTGCCTTGGCAGGAATATTCACTTGCCGATGAGAAGCAGGTTCGCTCCATCGATCCGAATGTCGCCCCTATCTCTACTCACCTTAGTATACTGGGAATGACTGGATTGACCGCTTACTTCGGCCTCCTTGACATCGGTCAGCCGAAAGAAGGCGAAACCGTGGTTGTATCCGGTGCTGCAGGTGCAGTCGGCTCTGTTGTCGGACAAATAGCCAAAATCAAAGGAGCCCGCGTTGTCGGGATTGCAGGTTCGGATGAAAAAGTGAGCTACCTGACAGATACGCTTGGATTCGACGAAGGAATCAACTACAAAACAACGGATAATATCTATGCTGCGTTAAAAGAAGCCTGTCCAAACGGCATTGATGTGTATTTCGAAAACGTTGGTGGCGAAATTGGTGACGCTGTCCTTAGTTTACTAAATAAACATGCACGTGTACCAGTGTGCGGAGCGATTTCTTCTTATAACAAAACAGATCGTGACCTGGGACCACGCGTTCAGACGAAATTGATCAAATCAAGCGCGCTCATGAAAGGCTTTGTCGTCAACGACTACAATGACCGCTTCAAAGAAGGCGCAACAGAGCTTGGCCAATGGCTTTCCCAAGGAAAACTCCAATACGAAGAAACCATCACAGAAGGCTTAGAAAACGTAACCGACGCCTTCCTCGGACTCTTCCAAGGTAAAAACATCGGCAAACAACTCGTCAAAATCGCAGAACCAAGCAAATAA
- a CDS encoding peroxiredoxin family protein, with protein sequence MATFQLNDTVPNFTLPAVSGETFSFEDHQKEHQSWHLIVFFRGSWCPVCQEELRELQANKEDFEKHNVHILAISSDKMEDLQEFANKEDLTFPVLADEKLEAIKAYDVFYHGEDAPYEDHGQHGEPAYFLVNEKGQTMYQQRQTSPFGRPHANELRKIVKYIQKNVK encoded by the coding sequence ATGGCAACTTTTCAATTAAATGATACGGTACCAAATTTCACGCTCCCGGCAGTTTCAGGTGAAACGTTCTCATTTGAGGACCATCAAAAAGAACATCAAAGCTGGCATCTCATCGTTTTCTTCAGGGGTTCATGGTGTCCGGTATGTCAGGAAGAACTTAGAGAATTACAAGCTAACAAAGAGGATTTTGAAAAACACAATGTTCACATACTTGCGATTTCCAGTGATAAAATGGAAGACTTGCAGGAGTTTGCTAACAAAGAGGATTTAACTTTCCCCGTTTTAGCAGACGAAAAATTAGAGGCAATCAAAGCCTATGATGTATTCTATCACGGTGAAGATGCCCCTTATGAGGATCACGGACAACATGGTGAACCGGCTTACTTCCTTGTGAATGAAAAAGGACAAACCATGTACCAGCAAAGACAAACGAGCCCCTTTGGCCGTCCACATGCGAATGAACTGAGAAAAATCGTGAAGTATATTCAAAAAAACGTTAAATAA
- a CDS encoding phospholipase, whose translation MRRNKTVPNLCIFPEYKWCGPGCSGPGAPVNSVDAACKAHDLCYERYGPSCQCDRMFMRKLKNEINPHSRKGRHAFLMYQYMKLQTRVTCQKQCRGSWI comes from the coding sequence ATGAGAAGAAATAAGACAGTTCCAAATCTGTGTATTTTCCCGGAATACAAATGGTGCGGACCAGGATGCAGCGGACCCGGTGCCCCTGTCAATTCAGTCGACGCAGCATGCAAGGCCCATGACCTGTGCTATGAGCGATACGGTCCAAGCTGCCAGTGTGATCGGATGTTCATGAGGAAGCTGAAAAATGAAATCAACCCCCATAGTCGAAAAGGGAGGCATGCTTTTCTTATGTATCAATATATGAAATTGCAGACCAGGGTCACGTGTCAAAAGCAATGCCGGGGGTCATGGATTTAG
- a CDS encoding RDD family protein, with amino-acid sequence MHEEQVDIKTPEYVSLQFQPAGLGSRAAALMIDQLLLTILNILILVLLFFITSGNNGIFSMLEINSTLWGIAIIAIFFLNWGYFFALEYFWGGKTVGKRLLGIRVMQENGHSVTLLSCFIRNLLRIIDMLPVSYFIGMVMIFLHSKHKRVGDLVAGTIVVHERRVKGKRKEKAIEKEIRRRGLRKENFIVEEWELKQLGAKEWNLVKTYSNRFVQLPLSERNQLTKKLALILYPKLGLDVQDKTYEELEDTLLLLYLSLREEWEFEL; translated from the coding sequence TTGCATGAAGAACAAGTCGATATTAAAACCCCTGAATATGTTTCCCTGCAATTTCAACCTGCAGGCTTAGGCAGCCGGGCTGCAGCCCTGATGATTGATCAGCTGCTGTTAACAATCTTAAACATCTTGATCCTTGTACTCCTATTTTTTATAACGTCAGGGAATAATGGCATATTTAGTATGTTGGAAATCAACTCGACACTATGGGGGATCGCCATCATCGCCATCTTCTTTCTCAATTGGGGGTATTTCTTTGCATTAGAATACTTCTGGGGTGGAAAGACGGTAGGAAAGCGATTGCTGGGGATCCGGGTGATGCAGGAAAACGGACACAGCGTCACTCTCTTATCCTGTTTCATTCGCAATCTATTAAGAATCATCGATATGCTTCCCGTCTCCTATTTCATTGGTATGGTCATGATCTTCCTGCATTCTAAGCATAAAAGGGTGGGAGATCTCGTTGCTGGAACCATCGTTGTTCATGAGCGACGCGTCAAAGGAAAACGAAAAGAAAAAGCCATCGAGAAGGAAATCCGTCGTCGAGGGTTGAGGAAAGAGAACTTTATAGTGGAAGAGTGGGAATTAAAGCAGCTCGGTGCGAAAGAATGGAATCTGGTCAAAACGTACAGCAACCGATTCGTTCAACTCCCCCTTTCAGAACGTAACCAATTAACCAAAAAGCTTGCCCTTATCCTCTATCCTAAACTTGGATTAGACGTGCAGGATAAAACATATGAGGAGCTTGAGGATACCCTTCTCCTTTTATACCTGTCATTAAGGGAAGAATGGGAATTTGAATTGTAA
- the aldA gene encoding aldehyde dehydrogenase, with the protein MKKYQLYINGEFVDSTSKDTLDVINPANEETISSIQMGTEEDVNHAIDAAHSAFLSWEKVPSKERASYLYKIADKLEERKEQFVQMLTEENGKTLDASEGELDFAIEYFRYMAGWALRYEGEILESERSNENILVYKKPIGVVAGIVPWNFPMFILARKVAPAIVTGCTIVMKPSQYTPNTACEFAKIVDEIGLPKGVFNLVTGKGSDIGNPMSSHPKVRMVSMTGSYPAGSIVMEAASKSITKVNLELGGKAPAIVTKHANIDLAVEKIKTSRITNSGQACTNAERVYVHEDVAEEFISKMTEAMKNTTVGDPTNRDNDIGPLVNKDRLETVTEMVNTAVEDGAKILTGGKPLNMDKGFYYEPTILVDVKQDMEIIQEEIFGPVLPIMTYKDFDEVIELANDTEYGLSSSIFSENLHEIMRAANELRYGETFVNRENFEAINGFHAGRGQSGIGGADGKHGLNEYLETHVVYLEYDENYKG; encoded by the coding sequence GTGAAGAAGTATCAGTTGTATATTAATGGTGAGTTTGTGGATAGTACGTCGAAGGATACATTGGACGTGATCAATCCTGCGAATGAGGAGACGATTTCTTCCATTCAGATGGGAACGGAAGAGGATGTCAATCACGCGATTGATGCTGCTCATTCAGCCTTTCTGTCCTGGGAGAAGGTCCCTTCCAAGGAACGTGCTTCCTATTTATATAAAATAGCCGATAAGCTGGAAGAACGTAAAGAACAATTTGTTCAGATGCTGACAGAAGAAAACGGGAAGACATTGGATGCCTCGGAGGGTGAGCTCGATTTTGCCATCGAGTATTTCCGTTACATGGCAGGCTGGGCGTTAAGGTATGAAGGTGAAATCCTTGAAAGTGAACGCTCGAACGAAAACATACTTGTATACAAGAAACCGATCGGAGTCGTAGCAGGAATCGTTCCGTGGAACTTCCCGATGTTCATCCTGGCCAGGAAAGTTGCCCCTGCGATTGTGACAGGCTGTACGATCGTGATGAAACCGAGTCAATACACACCAAATACCGCATGTGAGTTCGCTAAGATCGTAGACGAAATCGGACTGCCAAAAGGAGTCTTTAATCTTGTAACCGGTAAAGGGTCCGATATCGGAAACCCAATGTCCAGTCACCCCAAAGTACGCATGGTGTCCATGACGGGAAGCTACCCGGCCGGTTCAATAGTGATGGAAGCAGCATCGAAGTCCATTACAAAAGTAAACCTGGAGCTGGGCGGTAAAGCCCCTGCCATCGTAACCAAGCATGCAAATATTGATCTTGCCGTTGAAAAGATCAAAACGTCCAGAATCACTAACTCCGGGCAGGCATGCACGAACGCGGAACGAGTGTATGTCCACGAGGATGTAGCAGAAGAATTCATCAGCAAAATGACCGAAGCGATGAAAAACACGACAGTCGGAGATCCGACAAACCGGGATAACGACATCGGACCTCTTGTGAATAAAGATCGACTTGAAACCGTAACTGAAATGGTCAATACAGCCGTTGAAGATGGAGCAAAAATCCTTACAGGCGGGAAACCGCTCAATATGGATAAAGGGTTCTACTACGAGCCTACCATTCTCGTAGATGTAAAACAGGATATGGAAATCATCCAGGAAGAGATCTTTGGACCCGTCCTTCCAATTATGACATACAAGGATTTTGATGAAGTGATCGAGCTTGCCAACGATACAGAATATGGTCTTTCTTCCTCGATTTTCAGTGAAAACCTCCATGAGATCATGAGGGCGGCGAATGAACTTAGATACGGCGAAACCTTCGTGAATCGTGAGAACTTTGAAGCCATCAATGGTTTCCACGCTGGTCGCGGTCAATCCGGAATCGGCGGAGCAGATGGAAAACACGGCCTTAACGAATACCTGGAAACTCATGTTGTTTATCTTGAGTACGATGAAAACTATAAAGGATAA
- a CDS encoding VLRF1 family aeRF1-type release factor: MSFKKTLSVLENLYLQKPDKLLTVYLNTDRSDHDQQGGEWKIALKNGFNRLEEYLESAPEEKERLESIRSKVENYVYSLERELPRSFIIFASADSGIWETFLLQVPVETNFYWEENPHLDQLKSLHKEYPYTGLVLLQQNQIKILTSAFGEIQSSEFMEFDLETDDWRKHEGPHHSDVSMGSGGGKANQQEEFENRLKANQQRWWKSLGSILDKKAADEEWERILLVGDKEEAAVLEASMNKEVHETIGKNLLNENEHKVVEKLLA; this comes from the coding sequence ATGTCTTTCAAAAAAACACTGAGCGTATTGGAAAACTTGTACTTACAGAAACCTGATAAGTTATTGACTGTTTATTTGAATACGGACCGCAGTGACCACGATCAGCAGGGCGGCGAATGGAAGATTGCCCTTAAAAACGGGTTCAACCGCCTTGAAGAATACCTTGAAAGTGCTCCCGAGGAAAAAGAAAGGCTTGAATCGATCCGCTCAAAAGTAGAAAATTATGTATATAGTTTAGAGCGTGAACTGCCAAGAAGTTTTATCATCTTCGCTTCAGCCGATAGCGGCATTTGGGAGACCTTTCTGCTTCAAGTACCGGTTGAAACAAATTTTTATTGGGAGGAAAATCCTCACCTGGATCAATTGAAATCCTTGCATAAAGAATATCCTTACACGGGATTGGTGCTTCTTCAGCAAAATCAAATCAAAATCCTCACCTCCGCCTTTGGAGAGATTCAGTCCAGTGAATTTATGGAATTCGATTTAGAAACAGATGATTGGCGAAAGCACGAAGGTCCCCATCACTCAGACGTAAGCATGGGAAGCGGCGGCGGAAAGGCTAATCAGCAGGAAGAATTCGAAAATCGCCTCAAAGCGAATCAACAGCGCTGGTGGAAAAGTCTCGGCAGCATCCTGGACAAAAAGGCCGCTGATGAGGAGTGGGAACGGATTCTACTCGTTGGCGATAAAGAAGAGGCCGCTGTGCTGGAAGCCAGCATGAATAAAGAGGTTCATGAAACGATCGGCAAAAACCTGCTGAATGAAAATGAGCATAAGGTTGTAGAGAAGTTACTCGCTTAA
- a CDS encoding GNAT family N-acetyltransferase, with translation MNIVKQWVQEDSDYIRKKLIEYNMSQVDEETKTPLEQISFVMRNDEDEIVGGVVGEMFWHHLHIDFLWVADDYRHGGYGSKLIHRIEAYAREKGCHLVILDTFSFQAPHFYKKLGYKEFGVLNDFPKGQSQYFMEKRL, from the coding sequence ATGAACATAGTGAAACAGTGGGTCCAGGAAGATAGTGATTACATACGTAAGAAATTGATTGAATACAATATGTCCCAAGTAGATGAGGAGACAAAGACGCCTCTGGAGCAAATCAGTTTTGTTATGAGGAACGATGAGGATGAAATCGTTGGGGGAGTGGTCGGAGAAATGTTCTGGCATCATCTCCATATTGATTTTCTGTGGGTGGCAGATGACTATCGGCATGGAGGGTACGGATCCAAACTGATTCACCGGATAGAAGCGTATGCCAGGGAGAAAGGATGCCATCTCGTTATACTAGATACATTCAGCTTTCAAGCACCTCATTTTTATAAAAAGTTAGGGTATAAGGAATTCGGAGTCCTTAACGATTTTCCTAAGGGTCAGAGTCAGTATTTTATGGAGAAACGATTGTAG